From a region of the Candidatus Rhabdochlamydia porcellionis genome:
- the gyrB gene encoding DNA topoisomerase (ATP-hydrolyzing) subunit B — protein MTTMTKEEQYDASSITVLEGLQAVRERPSMYIGDTQTNGLHQLVYEVVDNSVDEALAGHCSEISIFIHEDNSVTVQDNGRGIPVGRHVQESKKQGRDVSAIEVVMTILHAGGKFDKSTYKVSGGLHGVGVSCVNALSEKCDVEVRQNGKIYFIQFSKGKVIHPLKQVGDSKEHGTKVTFKPDPTIFTVLTFDHDLLLKRFRELAFLNKGLTIRFRDERQADSQELVFCYEGGVKSFVEYLNENKTPIFSKPIYIYGSKEGVDGVVDFEVAMQWNTTYSENLYSYVNNISTRMGGTHVSGFSTALTRVLNQYIKTHNLLKSDKMTVQGDDMREGLTAVLSVKVPNPQFEGQTKQKLGNNEVGSLVQQITGEHLAVFLEENPVIARMIVEKAILAAQARDAARRARELTLRKTALDTARLPGKLTDCQEKDPALCELFIVEGDSAGGSAKTGRDRRFQAILPIRGKILNVEKARLEKVLQNQEVGAMIAAFGCGIGQGNFNLEKLRYHKIIIMTDADVDGSHIRTLLLTFFYRHMPALIESGFVYIAQPPLFKVTRKKSSRYIHSEKDMDKYLLKLGLSDIQIQLVGHSDPLSKELLEELVKLIRDVEVFILSIEKKSIPFREFLQVKDEAGRLPRFQVKLGEEEKLIYSEEEFVEIKLSHEALQKSKHAETLASIPIEEQTVEMQTFRAKGMPFVELYEKKVIDSLKTRLSQFNFTLDQYVIADGKLFDIIDEEGKYHPMYTLKEGIEFLRQNGRKGIEIQRYKGLGEMNADQLCDTTMDPQKRTLLHVTLPDAIAADHTFTMLMGEEVPPRRKFIEQHALSVKNLDI, from the coding sequence ATGACCACAATGACCAAAGAAGAACAATATGATGCTAGTTCCATTACCGTCCTAGAAGGATTACAAGCGGTAAGAGAGCGCCCTAGCATGTATATCGGTGATACACAAACCAATGGGTTGCATCAGCTTGTTTACGAAGTAGTGGATAATAGCGTTGATGAAGCGTTAGCTGGTCATTGCAGTGAAATTTCTATTTTCATTCATGAGGATAACTCAGTAACCGTTCAAGATAATGGAAGGGGAATTCCTGTTGGACGTCACGTTCAAGAATCGAAAAAACAAGGCCGAGATGTTTCTGCAATTGAAGTAGTTATGACTATTTTGCACGCAGGTGGTAAATTTGATAAAAGTACCTATAAAGTTTCAGGTGGACTTCATGGAGTAGGAGTTTCCTGTGTTAATGCTTTATCTGAGAAGTGTGATGTTGAAGTGCGTCAAAATGGCAAGATTTATTTCATTCAATTTTCCAAAGGTAAAGTAATTCATCCTCTTAAACAGGTAGGGGATAGCAAAGAACACGGTACCAAAGTAACTTTTAAACCCGATCCAACCATTTTCACCGTATTGACTTTTGATCACGATTTACTGTTGAAGCGTTTTCGTGAACTAGCTTTTTTAAATAAAGGATTAACCATTCGCTTTCGTGATGAAAGACAAGCAGACTCTCAAGAGTTGGTTTTTTGTTATGAAGGAGGGGTTAAATCCTTTGTAGAATACTTGAATGAAAATAAAACACCTATTTTCTCTAAGCCGATTTATATTTATGGATCAAAAGAAGGTGTAGATGGAGTAGTTGACTTTGAAGTTGCTATGCAGTGGAATACCACTTATTCGGAGAACTTGTACTCCTATGTAAATAATATATCGACTCGCATGGGAGGAACACATGTTAGTGGGTTTTCTACAGCTTTAACGCGCGTTTTAAACCAATATATTAAGACTCATAATCTGTTAAAAAGCGATAAGATGACGGTTCAAGGTGATGATATGAGAGAGGGGCTTACCGCTGTTTTATCTGTAAAAGTACCTAATCCTCAGTTTGAAGGGCAAACCAAACAGAAGCTAGGCAACAATGAAGTAGGTTCACTTGTACAACAGATTACAGGGGAGCACTTGGCGGTATTTTTAGAAGAGAATCCAGTCATTGCTCGCATGATTGTAGAAAAAGCTATTCTTGCAGCTCAGGCTCGAGATGCTGCTCGAAGGGCAAGAGAATTAACCCTGCGTAAGACAGCTTTAGATACGGCAAGACTGCCTGGAAAACTAACCGATTGCCAAGAAAAAGATCCCGCGCTTTGTGAATTATTTATTGTAGAAGGAGATTCAGCAGGGGGATCAGCAAAAACAGGTAGAGATCGCAGATTTCAAGCCATTCTTCCCATTCGTGGAAAAATTCTTAACGTGGAAAAAGCGCGTTTGGAAAAAGTTTTGCAGAATCAAGAAGTAGGTGCAATGATTGCAGCTTTTGGTTGTGGAATTGGGCAAGGTAATTTTAATCTAGAAAAGTTGCGTTATCATAAGATTATTATTATGACGGATGCTGATGTTGATGGCTCACACATTCGTACTCTATTGCTAACTTTTTTCTATCGTCATATGCCCGCTTTAATTGAAAGCGGTTTTGTTTATATCGCACAGCCTCCTTTATTTAAAGTTACACGCAAAAAATCCAGTCGCTATATTCACAGTGAAAAAGATATGGATAAATACCTACTAAAACTAGGTCTTAGCGATATTCAAATCCAGTTAGTCGGCCATAGTGATCCATTATCTAAAGAGTTACTTGAAGAATTAGTAAAACTTATCCGCGATGTAGAAGTATTTATTCTGTCCATTGAGAAAAAAAGCATTCCTTTTCGTGAATTTTTACAAGTTAAAGATGAGGCAGGTAGACTTCCTCGGTTCCAAGTAAAATTAGGAGAGGAGGAGAAATTAATTTACTCAGAAGAGGAATTTGTAGAGATTAAATTGTCTCATGAGGCTCTGCAAAAATCTAAACATGCTGAGACGCTAGCCTCCATCCCTATTGAGGAACAAACGGTAGAAATGCAAACTTTTCGTGCTAAAGGAATGCCATTTGTAGAGTTGTACGAGAAAAAAGTCATTGATTCTTTAAAGACACGTCTTTCACAGTTTAATTTTACACTTGATCAATATGTTATTGCAGATGGTAAATTATTTGATATTATCGATGAAGAAGGTAAGTACCATCCTATGTATACTTTAAAAGAAGGAATTGAATTCTTACGACAGAATGGACGAAAAGGAATCGAAATTCAACGATATAAAGGATTAGGGGAAATGAATGCGGATCAGCTTTGTGATACAACAATGGATCCTCAAAAACGAACCCTTCTTCATGTAACGCTTCCTGATGCTATTGCAGCTGATCATACATTTACTATGCTTATGGGAGAAGAAGTTCCTCCTAGACGAAAGTTTATCGAGCAACACGCCCTATCAGTTAAGAATTTGGATATTTAA
- the gyrA gene encoding DNA topoisomerase (ATP-hydrolyzing) subunit A, producing the protein MSYTKDEIVTSRNIEEEVKESYIRYSMSVIIARALPDVRDGLKPSQRRILYAMRQLSLNPTSKHRKCAKIAGDTSGDYHPHGEGVIYPTLVRMAQSWSMRYRLIDGQGNFGSVDGDPPAAMRYTEARLTHASTALMEDLDKDTVDLIPNYDETRVEPTVFPAKFPNLLANGSSGIAVGMATNIPPHNLAELITATLLVIDEPQTTIEEIMMVMPAPDFPTGGIICGYRGIKEAYHTGRGKITLRGVIHIEDGESDKQKLVIDEIPYSISKSDLILKIADLVNAKTITGISDLRDESDKDGMRIVLELKRSEIPDVTINQLYKFTDLQVTFGCNMLALDKGLPRTMNIKQFIAAWIEHRIDVVRRRTRFELAKAQARAHVLEGYLKALDNLDAIVKLIRSSDNKEAAKRQLMTDYELSERQASAVLELRLYQLTGLEREKIESEYNQLLDKISHFLAVLASETLVRGIIKEELLDLKKHHNSDRKTKIIAAEGEFNIEDLIPDLPVIITISEDDYIKRMPIDTFREQRRGGQGVIGMEMKKENDVLKDVYVASTHDYLLIFTNFGRCYWLKVWEIPEAGRRSKGKPLVNLLEDIRPYEKIATVLKVKKFEEDHYIFLATKQGVVKKTELTAFSSPRRKGVYAINIDEGDEVIAARLTKEGEQIMLFTKNGMAVRFDQTQVRAMGRVARGVRGALLRNKEDAVVSCEAVSGDQNLLVVCSKGFGKRSKVNDFRQTNRGGVGVRSIITSDRNGPVIGAVSVTDQDSVVMMSNTGQTLRINMKDVRVMGRSTQGVRLVNLHGQDHLVAIQKIEHIEEAANEVSK; encoded by the coding sequence ATGTCCTATACTAAAGATGAAATTGTTACTTCCCGTAATATTGAAGAAGAGGTGAAAGAGAGCTATATTCGCTACTCGATGTCGGTGATTATTGCTAGGGCGCTTCCCGATGTGCGCGATGGGCTAAAACCCTCTCAAAGGCGTATTTTGTATGCAATGCGACAGCTATCTTTAAATCCTACTTCTAAGCATCGTAAATGTGCTAAAATTGCAGGAGATACCTCTGGAGATTACCATCCTCATGGAGAAGGAGTAATCTACCCTACTCTTGTTCGTATGGCACAGAGCTGGTCTATGCGCTATCGTTTAATCGATGGGCAAGGAAACTTTGGTTCAGTAGATGGTGATCCTCCAGCCGCCATGCGTTATACAGAAGCGCGTCTTACCCATGCTTCTACGGCTTTAATGGAAGATTTGGATAAAGATACGGTTGATTTAATCCCCAACTACGATGAAACCAGAGTAGAGCCGACTGTATTTCCTGCTAAATTTCCTAATTTATTAGCAAATGGATCTTCTGGAATCGCTGTGGGAATGGCAACCAATATTCCACCGCATAATTTAGCTGAATTAATCACAGCAACTTTATTAGTCATCGATGAGCCACAAACGACAATTGAAGAAATTATGATGGTAATGCCTGCACCGGATTTCCCAACCGGTGGAATCATTTGTGGGTATCGAGGAATTAAAGAAGCTTATCATACAGGCCGTGGAAAAATTACTCTGCGAGGAGTCATTCACATTGAAGATGGTGAGTCTGATAAGCAGAAGCTTGTTATAGATGAGATTCCTTATAGTATAAGCAAATCAGATCTCATTCTAAAAATAGCCGACCTTGTAAATGCTAAGACCATTACTGGAATTAGTGATTTACGAGATGAGTCTGATAAAGATGGAATGCGGATTGTTTTAGAACTTAAACGTAGTGAGATCCCTGACGTTACGATTAATCAGTTATATAAGTTTACCGACCTGCAGGTAACCTTTGGCTGTAATATGTTAGCTCTTGATAAAGGTTTACCAAGAACAATGAATATCAAGCAGTTTATTGCTGCTTGGATTGAGCATCGAATTGATGTAGTTCGTCGACGCACCAGATTCGAGCTTGCAAAAGCACAGGCTCGTGCTCATGTTTTAGAAGGCTATTTAAAAGCTCTAGATAATTTAGATGCGATAGTTAAGCTTATTCGCTCTTCTGATAACAAAGAAGCAGCTAAGCGTCAATTAATGACAGATTATGAATTGAGCGAAAGACAAGCATCCGCTGTTCTAGAGTTGCGCTTGTATCAACTAACTGGATTAGAAAGAGAAAAAATTGAATCTGAATACAACCAGTTGCTAGATAAAATTTCTCATTTTCTTGCTGTATTAGCTAGTGAAACACTGGTACGAGGGATCATTAAAGAAGAGCTTTTAGATCTTAAAAAGCATCATAATTCCGACCGAAAAACAAAAATCATTGCAGCGGAGGGGGAGTTTAATATTGAAGATCTCATCCCTGATTTGCCAGTGATTATTACTATTTCAGAAGATGACTATATCAAACGTATGCCAATAGACACCTTCCGTGAGCAACGTCGCGGAGGTCAAGGTGTGATTGGTATGGAGATGAAAAAAGAAAATGATGTTTTAAAAGATGTCTATGTTGCCTCTACCCACGATTATCTATTGATTTTCACCAACTTTGGTAGATGCTACTGGTTAAAAGTATGGGAAATTCCAGAAGCAGGAAGAAGGTCTAAAGGGAAGCCTTTAGTTAATCTTTTAGAAGACATACGTCCTTATGAAAAAATTGCTACTGTCTTAAAAGTGAAAAAGTTTGAGGAAGATCATTATATCTTTTTAGCAACAAAACAAGGAGTTGTAAAGAAAACAGAGCTCACAGCTTTTAGCTCTCCTCGTCGTAAAGGGGTTTATGCAATCAATATCGATGAGGGAGATGAAGTAATTGCAGCTCGTTTAACGAAAGAAGGAGAACAGATCATGCTATTTACAAAAAATGGAATGGCTGTTCGCTTTGATCAAACACAGGTACGTGCAATGGGTCGCGTAGCACGAGGGGTCAGGGGTGCTCTTTTACGCAATAAAGAAGATGCCGTTGTTTCTTGTGAAGCTGTTTCTGGTGATCAAAACCTGCTTGTTGTTTGCTCTAAAGGTTTTGGGAAACGCTCAAAGGTTAATGATTTTAGACAGACTAACCGAGGGGGTGTAGGTGTGCGCTCTATTATTACAAGCGATCGTAACGGCCC